From one Lolium rigidum isolate FL_2022 chromosome 4, APGP_CSIRO_Lrig_0.1, whole genome shotgun sequence genomic stretch:
- the LOC124705721 gene encoding uncharacterized protein LOC124705721 → MGGHRVEDGRAPSNLQRFLDCTTPSVETHILPKAANGRPTTTDAWHHHAADADAAEYFNLADLWDQYYEWSAYGAGATVQLHGGDKVIQYYVPYLSGIQLYTNKVLTPSRGFAEDYGADFWSDDEDTEKMSRSWSSTSDDSFNCDVAAGNRRRPGHLYFEFFEVCSPYGRIPLMDKVYELSQGFPGLTSLRSVDLSPASWMSVAWYPIYHIPYQRNVKDLSACFLTYHTISSAFQDHVLETMTYGSAASGKQNDHLDKKANTVSLSPFGLAANKIQGSLWTNPRTGDHKRMVSLFSAADSWLKQLGVRHHDFNYFITHPM, encoded by the exons ATGGGCGGGCACAGGGTGGAGGACGGCCGGGCGCCGTCCAACCTGCAGCGCTTCCTCGACTGTACCACCCCCTCCGTCGAAACGCACATTCTTCCCAAG GCGGCGAACGGCCGGCCGACGACGACCGACGCCTGGCACCAccacgccgccgacgccgacgccgccgaGTACTTCAACCTCGCCGACCTCTGGGACCAGTACTACGAGTGGAGCGCGTACGGGGCCGGGGCCACCGTGCAGCTCCACGGGGGCGACAAGGTCATCCAGTACTACGTGCCCTACCTGTCCGGCATACAGCTCTACACCAACAAAGTCCTCACTCCGTCCAG GGGCTTTGCGGAGGATTACGGCGCCGACTTCtggagcgacgacgaggacaCTGAGAAGATGTCCAGGTCCTGGAGCTCCACGTCTGACGACTCGTTTAACTGCGACGTGGCCGCCGGCAACAGGAGGCGGCCTGGCCACCTCTACTTCGAGTTTTTTGAGGTTTGCTCTCCTTATGGGAGGATCCCGCTCATGGACAAG GTATATGAACTATCCCAAGGTTTTCCTGGGTTGACATCGCTCAGGAGCGTCGACCTGTCGCCTGCCAGCTGGATGTCGGTTGCCTG GTATCCTATCTACCACATTCCCTACCAACGGAATGTCAAGGATTTGTCTGCATGCTTCCTAACTTACCACACCATTTCTTCGGCATTTCAAG ATCACGTGCTGGAGACCATGACATATGGTTCAGCTGCCAGTGGGAAGCAAAATGACCATCTGGACAAGAAAGCCAACACAGTATCGCTTTCCCCATTTGGACTCGCAGCAAACAAGATACAAGGGTCACTGTGGACCAACCCCAGGACAGGAGATCATAAGCGGATGGTCTCCCTCTTCAGCGCAGCAGACTCCTGGCTTAAGCAGCTTGGAGTCCGACACCATGACTTCAACTACTTCATTACTCACCCTATGTGA